Below is a genomic region from Octopus bimaculoides isolate UCB-OBI-ISO-001 chromosome 29, ASM119413v2, whole genome shotgun sequence.
AAACAatattgtgacatctgtggtgttcatgagataaatatttatctcatGAATTACattaactactcacaaacactcatacaagCGAAAAACCTTACCACTGAGATCTGTGATGAATCCTTCACTGACACTGGTCACTTTACTAAACTAAAGCTCATTTATATAAGACTGAGGCTACattgttgtgatatctgtggtaaaccattctctcaaaatagtagCTTAACAACACtcaaatgcattcatacagagAAGGAGCTATATTACTGTGGTAAATCAGTCTCTGAGAATTGTTCCTTAACTAGGCAGAAATACATTTATGCAGGAGTGTAGCCATATCACTTCAATATCtggtaaattgttttttttatggaagccaattaactaaataaatacattcatacaggagtaAAAATGTATCATCGTGATAGCTGTGGTAAATCTTTATTTCATGGATATATGTttactcaatattattgaacatttatggtgcattttagaagaaaaagtaaggagtcaatatcctccaccatcatcacttcaagaactggagactgttttagctgaaaaatggacaaaaattcctttggaaacaattcaaactttgtacgagtccatacctcatagaattcaagctgtaattactgccaaaggtggtcctattccatattaaaataaatttgtttgaaattttaaagagattccattattttgtccaacccctgaactttacagagtgttttgCATGTTCTTTCAGTGACCCCAGCACTAATGAGCTCACCCTACAACTTGCAAAATTAAGGGCCTAAATTAGCTCCTATAACTGAAAATCAATAGAAGGGAGAGGTTGTAATGATTTTTGGTGGGGTGATGGTACTTTCTCAGTTACGATGACGTATGTTTCagatgatccaatcaacagaacagcctgcttgtctAATTAACATGCAactgactgagtactccacagacacatatacccttcatatagttctcagggagaattAGCATGACACAGACTGTGATAAGGCTAGCcctttcgaaatacaggtactactcattttcaccagctggatagattggagcaacatgaaataaagtgtcttactttAGGACAAAATACACTaccaagaaaaatatattaagcaatgaAATTGCAACTACTAAgactgattttcacattttattatttgctatttatacaattttacagtattgaaataaactagtactttcatgtattacacaatcatcaggtttatgtaatGGCAGTCATGTTCCACAATTGACACATATGTgtaaatctgcatatatacatatcatcatcatcatcatcatcatcgtttaacgtccgctttccatgctagcatgggttggacgatttgactgaggactggtgcaaccggatggctacaccaggctccaatctaatttggcagagtttctacagctggatgcccttcctaatgccaaccactcagagagtgtagtgggtgcttttacgtgtcacccgcacgaaaacggccacgcttgaaatggtatcttttatgtgccacccgcacaagagccagtccaggggcactggcaacgatctcgctcgaaaaccctacaaggccagtcaggcggtactggcaaNNNNNNNNNNNNNNNNNNNNNNNNNNNNNNNNNNNNNNNNNNNNNNNNNNNNNNNNNNNNNNNNNNNNNNNNNNNNNNNNNNNNNNNNNNNNNNNNNNNNNNNNNNNNNNNNNNNNNNNNNNNNNNNNNNNNNNNNNNNNNNNNNNNNNNNNNNNNNNNNNNNNNNNNNNNNNNNNNNNNNNNNNNNNNNNNNNNNNNNNNNNNNNNNNNNNNNNNNNNNNNNNNNNNNNNNNNNNNNNNNNNNNNNNNNNNNNNNNNNNNNNNNNNNNNNNNNNNNNNNNNNNNNNNNNNNNNNNNNNNNNNNNNNNNNNNNNNNNNNNNNNNNNNNNNNNNNNNNNNNNNNNNNNNNNNNNNNNNNNNNNNNNNNNNNNNNNNNNNNNNNNNNNNNNNNNNNNNNNNNNNNNNNNNNNNNNNNNNNNNNNNNNNNNNNNNNNNNNNNNNNNNNNNNNNNNNNNNNNNNNNNNNNNNNNNNNNNNNNNNNNNNNNNNNNNNNNNNNNNNNNNNNNNNNNNNNNNNNNNNNNNNNNNNNNNNNNNNNNNNNNNNNNNNNNNNNNNNNNNNNNNNNNNNNNNNNNNNNNNNNNNNNNNNNNNNNNNNNNNNNNNNNNNNNNNNNNNNNNNNNNNNNNNNNNNNNNNNNNNNNNNNNNNNNNNNNNNNNNNNNNNNNNNNNNNNNNNNNNNNNNNNNNNNNNNNNNNNNNNNNNNNNNNNNNNNNNNNNNNNNNNNNNNNNNNNNNNNNNNNNNNNNNNNNNNNNNNNNNNNNNNNNNNNNNNNNNNNNNNNNNNNNNNNNNNNNNNNNNNNNNNNNNNNNNNNNNNNNNNNNNNNNNNNNNNNNNNNNNNNNNNNNNNNNNNNNNNNNNNNNNNNNNNNNNNNNNNNNNNNNNNNNNNNNNNNNNNNNNNNNNNNNNNNNNNNNNNNNNNNNNNNNNNNNNNNNNNNNNNNNNNNNNNNNNNNNNNNNNNNNNNNNNNNNNNNNNNNNNNNNNNNNNNNNNNNNNNNNNNNNNNNNNNNNNNNNNNNNNNNNNNNNNNNNNNNNNNNNNNNNNNNNNNNNNNNNNNNNNNNNNNNNNNNNNNNNNNNNNNNNNNNNNNNNNNNNNNNNNNNNNNNNNNNNNNNNNNNNNNNNNNNNNNNNNNNNNNNNNNNNNNNNNNNNNNNNNNNNNNNNNNNNNNNNNNNNNNNNNNNNNNNNNNNNNNNNNNNNNNNNNNNNNNNNNNNNNNNNNNNNNNNNNNNNNNNNNNNNNNNNNNNNNNNNNNNNNNNNNNNNNNNNNNNNNNNNNNNNNNNNNNNNNNNNNNNNNNNNNNNNNNNNNNNNNNNNNNNNNNNNNNNNNNNNNNNNNNNNNNNNNNNNNNNNNNNNNNNNNNNNNNNNNNNNNNNNNNNNNNNNNNNNNNNNNNNNNNNNNNNNNNNNNNNNNNNNNNNNNNNNNNNNNNNNNNNNNNNNNNNNNNNNNNNNNNNNNNNNNNNNNNNNNNNNNNNNNNNNNNNNNNNNNNNNNNNNNNNNNNNNNNNNNNNNNNNNNNNNNNNNNNNNNNNNNNNNNNNNNNNNNNNNNNNNNNNNNNNNNNNNNNNNNNNNNNNNNNNNNNNNNNNNNNNNNNNNNNNNNNNNNNNNNNNNNNNNNNNNNNNNNNNNNNNNNNNNNNNNNNNNNNNNNNNNNNNNNNNNNNNNNNNNNNNNNNNNNNNNNNNNNNNNNNNNNNNNNNNNNNNNNNNNNNNNNNNNNNNNNNNNNNNNNNNNNNNNNNNNNNNNNNNNNNNNNNNNNNNNNNNNNNNNNNNNNNNNNNNNNNNNNNNNNNNNNNNNNNNNNNNNNNNNNNNNNNNNNNNNNNNNNNNNNNNNNNNNNNNNNNNNNNNNNNNNNNNNNNNNNNNNNNNNNNNNNNNNNNNNNNNNNNNNNNNNNNNNNNNNNNNNNNNNNNNNNNNNNNNNNNNNNNNNNNNNNNNNNNNNNNNNNNNNNNNNNNNNNNNNNNNNNNNNNNNNNNNNNNNNNNNNNNNNNNNNNNNNNNNNNNNNNNNNNNNNNNNNNNNNNNNNNNNNNNNNNNNNNNNNNNNNNNNNNNNNNNNNNNNNNNNNNNNNNNNNNNNNNNNNNNNNNNNNNNNNNNNNNNNNNNNNNNNNNNNNNNNNNNNNNNNNNNNNNNNNNNNNNNNNNNNNNNNNNNNNNNNNNNNNNNNNNNNNNNNNNNNNNNNNNNNNNNNNNNNNNNNNNNNNNNNNNNNNNNNNNNNNNNNNNNNNNNNNNNNNNNNNNNNNNNNNNNNNNNNNNNNNNNNNNNNNNNNNNNNNNNNNNNNNNNNNNNNNNNNNNNNNNNNNNNNNNNNNNNNNNNNNNNNNNNNNNNNNNNNNNNNNNNNNNNNNNNNNNNNNNNNNNNNNNNNNNNNNNNNNNNNNNNNNNNNNNNNNNNNNNNNNNNNNNNNNNNNNNNNNNNNNNNNNNNNNNNNNNNNNNNNNNNNNNNNNNNNNNNNNNNNNNNNNNNNNNNNNNNNNNNNNNNNNNNNNNNNNNNNNNNNNNNNNNNNNNNNNNNNNNNNNNNNNNNNNNNNNNNNNNNNNNNNNNNNNNNNNNNNNNNNNNNNNNNNNNNNNNNNNNNNNNNNNNNNNNNNNNNNNNNNNNNNNNNNNNNNNNNNNNNNNNNNNNNNNNNNNNNNNNNNNNNNNNNNNNNNNNNNNNNNNNNNNNNNNNNNNNNNNNNNNNNNNNNNNNNNNNNNNNNNNNNNNNNNNNNNNNNNNNcgtgtacccttaacgtagttctcgggggggatattcagcgtgacacagtgtgacaaggctgaccctttgaattacaagcacaacagaaacaggaagtaagagtgagagaaagttgtggtgaaagagtacagcagagttcgccaccatcccctgccggagcctcgtggaactttaggtgttttcgctcaataaacactcacaacgcccggtctgggaatcgaaaccacgatcctatgaccgcgagtccgctgccttaaccactgggccattgcgcctccactctgtgTGACTGTATTCGTGTCCTGTCAATTGGTATTTATAtaagaatgattcaccacaggtattgcaatgatatggcttctctcctgtatgaatccgtctgtgtacatgtaagttacctttttgagagaatgattttccacagacatcacagtgatatgtgTGCTCAACTGTATGATCTGATTTCTGAAATTTTAAACTTTCCAAAGAGAATGGTTTATCACAGATATCgcaatgaaatggcttctcttCTGTATGGATATCTTTGTGTTTTATCAAATCACCTGCTTGAAAAAATGATTTCTGacagatatcacactggtatggcttctctcctgtatgaatgtattgatGAATTTGGAAACGACGTTTCTGAGAaaaggatttaccacaaatatcacactggtaTGGTTTCTTTCTTGAATGAATACATCTGTGTCTAATTAATAGGCTAgaatcagagaatgatttaccacagatgccGCAACAATGATATGATTTTTCTGTGGGAATACACTGGTGTTCAGTTAAAAGGCCAATTTCaaagaataatttaccacagataccacAACCGTATGGCTTCCCTTTTGTATGAATCTGTTTGTGATTTCTTAAATGataactttgagagaatgatacACCGCATACTTCACagagatatggcttctctcctgtatgaatacgcttatgaGATCTCAAGTGATGCTTCTGAGAGAATGATGCATGACAGATGTTAcagcgatatggcttctcccctttATGAATACGTCTATGTTTAGTCAGTTGGCCACCTTtggggaatgatttaccacagatatcgcaacaAAATCGTTTGTGCCTAGCTAAGGCATTTTTTatagagaatgacttaccacatgcatcacaatgatatggcttctctcctgaatgaatttggttgtgAGCAAGTAAGTCATCTTCCTGAGCGAACGACATGCCACAGATTTCACAGCGAAATGCTTTCTGTGGTTCATGAAGAAGTTTATGGATAGTTAACTCCCCTTTTTCAGAGAATACTTTATTACAAATGTCACACAGAAATGGTGAATCTCTTATCGCTTTCAGCATCTCTTCCATTAaaatttacccttttttttttttaagaccttCACATTAATTTCTCATCACGATATACacatagttttcttgtttttgttttaatattatatttgttatattattatatcttcCAGTTATGCTTTTCCATCAACTGCAACCTTCACTAATATCTAAAGAAGCGAAGTGAAGGTGCTTTTCTTAGATTGAGTATTTGGTTCATGGTCAtaaaggtcatgagttcgattcctggcagtgtaTTGTGTCCTCGAACGAACAAGACATTTtaattcacattgctccagtccactcagctggcaaaaatgtaattcaaagggtcagccttgtcacattctgtgttacactaaatctccctgagaattacattaaggatacacgtgtctgtggagtgctcagccacttgcacgttaatttcagtaGCAAGCTGTTCTATTGAatggatcaattggaaccttcATCAACATAACAGcctgagtgtctttttttttttttttttttttttttttttttgtctgaagaACTGCCGACTTCCTTTGtaaatttctttgaatttaattATTATAGAAATTCATCTTGGTCACAGTCCAGTCAGTGAAACAGAGAAATGTAGCTGTTCACATCAGTTCATATGAGATATTCCACAATAATTCACCATAGATTCATAGAAACAATATTACATCTGGTTTGTACAGCATGTTCCTTTAGTCTTTAAAAGACAATTCAGCATATCTTCACTTAAAATTAACCTTTTATAAGTCCTTCacattaattaattttcctttatctcttcttcttccaccagaatatacacatagatttcttgttttttgttcttatatttgttacatatttccTACTGTTACGTCTTCCATCAACTGCAATCTTCACTGATATCTGAAGAAGCAGCAAATTActttgtaaatttattcaaatttatatccAAATTCATGTTGCACACAATCCAAACAGTGAAGTAAAGAAATGTCGCTGTTCACCTCTGTAATTCCCCATAGAGTTATAGAAACAGTATTACTTCTGGTTTGTATAGCATGTTCCTTTAGTCTTTAAAAGCCAATTCAATATTGATGAAGGGCCTGATGGGGAAATGATCATTACACCAATGTCacctgatattctgaaataaacgAGAAACAACAGGGTAAGATATAGAAGATTCTTAAACAGCAGAGGCACAACAGTggacattttatacttttatataacaataaaatagacacagaaatggttatgtggttaagaagttcacttcctggtcacgtggtttcaggttcagtcccactgcgtggcaccttgggcaagtgactcctACATTAACCTCAAGACAACCAGaatcttgagagtggatttggtagaccaaaACTGAAAGCAGCTTGTTCTGCCCTAgtcatgtaaaagtacccatgtGGTACACCTgtgcagtgtcatgtaaaagtacTTGAGCAGTGCCATATATAAAGTGCCTATGTATAAAGTGCTTATGTATAAAGTGCCTATGTATAAAGTATCCtaaaaaggtagactgtatgacgcatgtgtgtgaacagccatgctacttGGCAGTGAAGcgtgggccatgactgctgaagacatgcataagcttgcaagaaatgaagctagtatgctccgctggatgtgtaatgtcagtgtgcatacatgacagagtgtaagtgccttgagagaaaagttggacataagaggctatagtagaagacacttgcccaaggtgccacgcagtgggactgaacccagaaccatgtggttggtacatCATTCCATTAAATAATTATAgcgagaaaaatatggaaaaaaaatcaatacatgtCAGGGTgacaagccttgtgagtggatttggtagacggaaactgaaagaagcctgtcgtatatatgtatatatatgtatgtatgtatgtgtgtgtatatgtttgtgtgtctgtgtttgtccccccaacatcgcttgacaaccgatgctggtgtgtttacgtccccgtaacttagcggttcggcaaaagagaccgatagaataagtactaggcttacaaagaataagtcctggggtcgatttgctcgactaaaggcggtgctccagcatggccgcagtcaaatgactgaaacaagtaaaagagtaaagagagtatgccCCCCAAGGGTGGTCCactgctgggatttaagcaataAAGTCAGACTGTCCGTAGTTTAAactctgatttttaaaaaactttgaaAAACAGTAGNNNNNNNNNNNNNNNNNNNNNNNNNNNNNNNNNNNNNNNNNNNNNNNNNNNNNNNNNNNNNNNNNNNNNNNNNNNNNNNNNNNNNNNNNNNNNNNNNNNNNNNNNNNNNNNNNNNNNNNNNNNNNNNNNNNNNNtttttgtttgttttgtttgtttgtttgtttttgatgtgGGATGTCTTGAAAGTACGAGTAGGGGGGAGAAAAGGGGCGGCGTCATTTTGTAGGGCgttgtaccaaaaaaaaaaaaaagtgagtgaGATATTCTGAAAGTGCGCCGAATCCTTAATTACCcactgatgaataaataaattaatttttaatttttttttaaattaaaaaaaaatcttactcgtatttctctataaatttctcgtcTCTATTTATTACCGCCAATGTTTCTCTAATTACGTTAACTCTTATTTCCTGGTTTAACTTGGTTCAAACGCAACTGAGATTTCACAATAGATATTAAAAACCTGACTGGGTGTAAACGAAACGTAGAAACAATCCGGTAGTTGTCACTCGGGTTTCCCCAactctatttttatttacttttagatTTCCTTTTGAGAAAGAagtttaaaatatgaatgaattttatttgttcttcaaagaaaatcagaaaaagtTCATGTGTGAGAACACCAAATTGTATTGTACTTTCCGACATTGTACTAAGTCAATCAGATatagaagatattaaaaaaaatttacacaaCTCCAAGTATaaaaacattgtttgtttttatacttaagataatttcttttaaaaaataatactcTCACACACCACATCATGCAGCTTACGATGTACGGAGACAAAATTGCATTCCGCTTGTTGTATTTCCGAGTCGACATTTCTAGATTTCTATTGTCAATTTCTGACCTGGTTGGATGGGCTAGTGTAATTAATACGGCAAATTTAATACAATTTGGGCAGTAATAACAGGTAAGCTATATAATCTATATCATTTTGTAAAAGTAAGGTGAACGTCGGCAATTGTAAACCTATTGATGTTGCTGATCAAAGATCGATATTAATTGTGTTGTCCTGCACTGATTGTCTGAAGTTAGTAATTAAACAGATTTAATTAATTACGAAGCaaatcaacaatatatttattactctAGATCATTCTCTGAATTACCATCCATGATTGTATAGGAATCTCTTAATGAACATACAATAGTAGAATAATAAACATTTCCCATTGTTACACCATCAAagcatattaattattatttaattatttggatattaattaatatagtcCAGGTGTCGTCGAAAATCTTGGCTCCCTCGTCACATACCCCGCTCTTTGACATTCCTTATATGCCTAACAGTAGTGAATTATAATTAATACAACAGGTACACGTGAAAATAGATATttagaaaagatatttaaaataaaactacacacaataatattattacaatcGTTAGAATATGGTAGTAATCTTGTAGAATAGAGTCAGAAATTATCTTGAGGGTccggccttgaagaatttttagccgaatgaatcgacctctgtactttttctttctttttttctttcggctggtacttatactatcgttttcttttgccgaaccgttaagttacggggatgtaaacacaccatctccacttgtcaagtggtggtggggaacaaacatagacaagaacacacacacgtagatagatagatagaaacacgccggacttctttcagtttctgtcgatcaAATGCATTTACAAGGCTTGATGTTGACCTGGGGCgaaaatagaagacatttactaaAGGTGCCGTACGGcgagactaaacctggaaccatgtgattgggaagcaaacttcttacaacacagccactcctccaaAATCCTTAATTTCTTCAGATTTGGGCGGAATTCTGCTCTAAGTATGCCTTGTAACcccttataactttttttttttttgtttggaattttcagaaaatttttccgAATTTGTGTGCTACACACAGGAACTGTGACTTTAACAAAACTTAGaaaaactttaattttttttttctttgaatgtcgaaaaaaaattttcataatgTTCTCATAgtcctgtggaggcgcaatggcccagtggttagggcagcggactagcggtcataggatcgcggtttcgattccccgaccgggcgttttgagtgtttattgagcgaaaacacctaaagctccacgaggctctggcaagggatggtggcgaaccctgctgtactctttcaccacaactttctctcactcttacttcctgtttctgttgtgcctgtaattcaaagagtcagccttgtcacactgaatataccccgagaactacgttaagagtacacgtgtctgtggagtgctcagccacttgcatattaatttcacgagcaggctgttccgttgatcggatcaactggaaccctcgatgtcgtaagcgacggagtgccaacaatgattgtaacaatggtgaaaaaaatatcaatgttaattcattgatgcatttgggtGAGTCTGTCTGTATTATcaaacaattgcaaaaaaaatgtttaaagaaaattcaaaactctgcaaaaatctaaTACAAATTCTTCACGGCtcaaacattgcttactttttactcaaccggatagataaacatacacgcatatcacATCATAATATATAGGTTTATGATCACAATGACAGCAGTGTTTAtaacaatatgcatacatctacaaaAATTGAAGGAAACTTAAAGTTCAATTATTCCAGTAAAGTGTTAATATCTTTTGgttttctctataaaaatgtaaaatttccaCCGTTCCATCTTTACTTTGTAAGTATCCTCTATATCTCACAttcttgtttctctattattatttcagaatatcagaaaCAGTGAAGAACCATTTACTTATGATACTTCttcaatatttatcatttttgaaagaCTGAAGGAAATTGTTGCACAGAACAGAAATAATTCTGTTTATATGAATCCATGGTGACTtcctgataaatatttttttagaacTCAGATAAATATCAATACCtgtgttttggggggtttttttcagtGCCTAAAAAAGTGTATAAACTGATTTTGCATTCTAATTTCTCTTTTTCCATTGCATATAATATCTACAACATCATTTCACAAACTTCGTAGAAGTggaaaaaatttacaaaagagTTTGTAGCATCTTCAGATAAAAAGTTCGccattgatgaaa
It encodes:
- the LOC106877974 gene encoding zinc finger protein 93 codes for the protein MEEMLKAIRDSPFLCDICNKVFSEKGELTIHKLLHEPQKAFRCEICGMSFAQEDDLLAHNQIHSGEKPYHCDACGKSFSIKNALARHKRFCCDICGKSFPKGGQLTKHRRIHKGEKPYRCNICHASFSQKHHLRSHKRIHTGEKPYLCEVCGVSFSQSYHLRNHKQIHTKGKPYGCGICGKLFFEIGLLTEHQCIPTEKSYHCCGICGKSFSDSSLLIRHRCIHSRKKPYQCDICGKSFSQKRRFQIHQYIHTGEKPYQCDICQKSFFQAGDLIKHKDIHTEEKPFHCDICDKPFSLESLKFQKSDHTVEHTYHCDVCGKSFSQKGNLHVHRRIHTGEKPYHCNTCGESFLYKYQLTGHEYSHTEWRRNGPVVKAADSRS